In one Haloplanus salinus genomic region, the following are encoded:
- a CDS encoding HVO_A0114 family putative DNA-binding protein, with product MPTLKVTVGERDRLDERTRRRIEAAREGTDIDDDQPTLNFGSYAELSRLLSPKNLELLETVAEHDPESISEASELVGRDYKQVHRNLSELHDIGVVEFEGGGPGRAKKPILAYDGLEIDIPFVDSDRNVGAAAP from the coding sequence ATGCCCACGCTCAAAGTCACCGTCGGCGAACGCGACCGCCTCGACGAACGGACGCGCCGCCGTATCGAGGCCGCACGGGAGGGAACGGACATCGACGACGACCAGCCGACGCTGAACTTCGGGTCGTACGCCGAACTCAGTCGGCTCCTCAGCCCGAAGAACCTGGAGCTGTTGGAGACAGTCGCCGAACACGACCCGGAGAGTATCAGCGAGGCGTCCGAGCTGGTCGGGCGGGACTACAAGCAGGTCCACCGCAACCTCTCGGAGCTCCACGACATCGGCGTCGTCGAGTTCGAAGGCGGCGGTCCCGGGCGGGCGAAGAAACCGATCCTGGCCTACGACGGCCTCGAAATCGATATCCCATTTGTCGATTCGGATCGGAACGTCGGTGCGGCGGCGCCGTAG
- a CDS encoding DUF2150 family protein, producing MTDVEDTFYTEDRWQNWIGRVAEEELDPENEDSARLLLNLQDDAAIAVAKIINAYDDGRLDEEEAIDELAGIRDIVLDDVDLEDEEKRMLVDGVQTSLVCVFYAAEEFIAAGPAEDGTVEEYVHAAADAEANEDLDAALGYLVQAGTRIIDGNELDIALVEDLEYGLVSEWVNGLDSLQSAMSDPEVVEEDED from the coding sequence ATGACCGACGTGGAGGATACGTTCTACACGGAAGACCGCTGGCAGAACTGGATCGGGCGGGTAGCCGAGGAGGAACTCGACCCCGAGAACGAGGATTCGGCACGCCTCCTGCTCAACCTGCAGGACGACGCCGCCATCGCCGTCGCGAAGATCATCAACGCCTACGACGACGGGCGCCTCGACGAGGAGGAAGCTATCGACGAACTGGCCGGCATCCGCGACATCGTCCTCGACGACGTGGACCTGGAAGACGAGGAGAAGCGGATGCTCGTCGACGGCGTCCAGACCAGCCTCGTCTGCGTCTTCTACGCCGCCGAGGAGTTCATCGCCGCCGGTCCGGCCGAGGACGGCACCGTCGAGGAGTACGTCCACGCCGCGGCCGACGCCGAGGCCAACGAGGACTTAGACGCCGCGCTCGGCTACCTCGTCCAGGCCGGCACGCGCATCATCGACGGCAACGAACTCGACATCGCGTTGGTCGAGGACCTGGAGTACGGGCTGGTGTCGGAGTGGGTCAACGGGCTCGATAGTTTGCAGAGTGCGATGAGCGACCCCGAAGTGGTCGAGGAAGACGAGGACTGA